DNA sequence from the Streptomyces sp. NBC_01497 genome:
CTCACGCTCAACCGGAGGATCACCATGCAGAAACCAAAGACGCGGCGCACCGCCGGAACCGCCACCTTCCTGGACGTCCTGCTGCGCTGGACGTGGATACGGCGCCGCACCACCGAGAAGGACATCGCGGACCTGGAACAGGGGTGGAGCCTGGAGATGGTCGCCCACAGCAGAACCGTCGGCCTGCCGAAGACCGTGCGCGTGGGGAAGGGCAAGCAGATCAACGCGCTGAAGATCGGCCGGCTGGCGCTGTCGCCCGACGGGGGCATGGTCTGGAGCGCTCAGCGGGGTGGTGAGGCGGTTCCGCTGACCGGCCCGTTCGCGCTGAGTGAGGAGCCCACCGGCAAGTCCGTGCTGAAGTTCGCCGTCTACGAACTGGAGACGGGCGGGGGGACCTTCGACGTCGCGATCACCAAGGTGGATGTGGGACTGCTGCGTCACGCCTGCGCGGTGAGCGTCTGACGAGTCGCCGGGCAGGCCAGGACCGTGACGGGCGCCCGCGCCCCGGTCGGCGTCCGACCTGCGTACGGTCCGCGCCTGACCGGCGCCCGGGCGGGGCGGCGCGCGGCGGACAGAACAGATCCGCCGGCGCGCCCCGGGCCGGTCAGGGGCGCTTGAGACCGATCGCCGCGTACAGGTGGGTGTGGTCCTTCGAGTCGTCGGTGCCGTCCGGGTGCCAGAGGTGGCACTCGACGAGGCCCGGCTCGACGAGGTCGAGGCCGGAGACGAAGGACTCGATCGTCGCGCGGGGGCGGACGTTCGCCGCGATGCCCTCCTCCGCGTAGATGCGCTCCGTCTCGCGCCACGCCTCCGGTTCGAAGTCGTCCGTGACATGACTGAAGATCACGCAGCTGCCCGGTGCGAGCGCCGCGAGGTACTGGGACATGAGGTCGCGGACCTGGTCGTCGTCCGGCACGAACTGAAGGACCGAGCAGAGCATCAGGGCGACCGGGCGGTCCAGGGCCAGTGTCCTGCGGGCGATGGCGAGGACCTCGGCCGGCTCGCGGAGGTCCGCGTCGGCGTAGTCCGTGGCGCCCTCGGGGCCGCTGTGCAGCAGCGCCTCGGCGTGGCGCAGCACGATGGGGTCGTTGTCCACGTAGACCACGCGCGAGGAGGGGCGGATGGCCTGCGCGATCTCGTGGGTGTTCGGCTCCTTGGGCACACCCACGCCGATGTCGAGGAACTGGTCCATGCCCAGGTCCGTCGTCGCGTACCGCACCGCGCGGTCGTGGAACAACCGGGCGCCGAGTCCGAT
Encoded proteins:
- a CDS encoding SAM-dependent methyltransferase, with product MPDAPAAPDTSATPGTAGAAHDGLSEALRDGAKQRIDTSRASSARLYDLYVGGKDHYGVDKDAGTRLAEAFHTEGAIQRIGLGARLFHDRAVRYATTDLGMDQFLDIGVGVPKEPNTHEIAQAIRPSSRVVYVDNDPIVLRHAEALLHSGPEGATDYADADLREPAEVLAIARRTLALDRPVALMLCSVLQFVPDDDQVRDLMSQYLAALAPGSCVIFSHVTDDFEPEAWRETERIYAEEGIAANVRPRATIESFVSGLDLVEPGLVECHLWHPDGTDDSKDHTHLYAAIGLKRP